A single genomic interval of Bos indicus isolate NIAB-ARS_2022 breed Sahiwal x Tharparkar chromosome 5, NIAB-ARS_B.indTharparkar_mat_pri_1.0, whole genome shotgun sequence harbors:
- the MMP19 gene encoding matrix metalloproteinase-19 isoform X1, with translation MNWQRLWLGFLLPLTVSCRAVGPGEKEAAVDYLLQYGYLQKPLEGPDNFRPEDVIEALRAFQEASELPVSGQLDDATSARMRQPRCGLEDPFNQKTLKYLLLGHWRKKHLTFRILNLPSTLPSSTARAALLQAFQYWSNVAPLTFREVKAGWADIRLSFHGRHSLYCSNSFDGPGRVLAHADIPELGSVHFDEDELWTEGTYRGVNLRIIAAHEIGHALGLGHSRYTQALMAPVYAGYRPYFKLHPDDVAGIQALYGKKSPEIEEEEEEEDTALPTIPLVPTEPSPMPDPCSSDLDAVMLGPRGKTYAFKGNYVWTVTDSGLGPLFQVSALWEGLPGNLDAAVYSPRTQWIHFFKGDKVWRYINFKMSPGFPKKLNRVGPNLDAALYWPINKKVFLFKGSGYWQWDELATTDFSRYPKPTKGLFTGVPDQPSAAMSWRDGRVYFFKGKQYWRLNQQLRAEKGFPRDIAHNWMHCRPPNTTASDGDTDSSVTGTDHAATG, from the exons ATGAACTGGCAGCGGCTGTGGCTGGGCTTCCTACTCCCACTGACCGTCTCATGCCGGGCTGTGGGGCCtggagagaaggaggcagctgtG GATTACTTGTTGCAATATGGTTACCTACAGAAGCCTCTAGAAGGACCTGACAACTTCAGGCCAGAAGATGTCATAGAGGCGCTGAG AGCTTTTCAGGAAGCATCTGAGCTGCCAGTCTCAGGTCAGCTGGATGACGCCACAAGTGCCCGTATGAGGCAGCCCCGGTGTGGCCTGGAGGACCCCTTCAACCAGAAGACTCTTAAATACCTGCTGCTGG GCCACTGGAGAAAGAAGCATCTGACCTTCCGCATCTTGAACCTACCGTCTACCCTACCATCCTCAACAGCCCGGGCAGCCCTGCTTCAAGCCTTCCAGTATTGGAGCAATGTGGCTCCCTTGACCTTCCGCGAGGTGAAGGCTGGCTGGGCTGATATCCGCCTTTCCTTCCATGGCCGCCATAGCTTGTACTGCTCCAATTCCTTTGACGGGCCCG GGCGGGTCCTGGCCCATGCCGACATCCCAGAGCTGGGCAGCGTACACTTTGATGAAGATGAGCTCTGGACTGAGGGGACCTACCGGGGGGTGAACCTGCGCATCATCGCAGCCCATGAAATTGGCCATGCCCTGGGGCTGGGGCACTCCCGATACACCCAGGCCCTCATGGCTCCTGTCTACGCTGGCTACCGGCCCTACTTCAAGCTGCACCCTGATGATGTGGCTGGGATCCAGGCTCTCTATG GCAAGAAGAGCCCAGAgatagaggaggaggaggaggaagaagacacGGCACTCCCGACTATACCCCTAGTGCCCACAGAACCCAGTCCCATGCCAGACCCCTGCAGCAGTGACCTGGATGCCGTGATGCTAG GGCCCCGAGGAAAGACCTACGCCTTCAAGGGAAACTATGTGTGGACCGTGACAGATTCAGGATTGGGTCCCTTGTTCCAAGTGTCTGCCCTCTGGGAGGGGCTCCCAGGAAACCTGGATGCAGCTGTCTACTCTCCTCGGACGCAATGGATTCACTTCTTTAAAG GAGACAAGGTGTGGCGCTACATTAATTTCAAGATGTCTCCTGGCTTTCCCAAGAAGCTGAATAGGGTAGGACCCAACCTGGATGCTGCTCTCTATTGGCCTATCAACAAAAAGGTGTTCCTCTTTAAG GGCTCTGGATACTGGCAGTGGGATGAGCTGGCCACTACTGACTTCAGCCGCTACCCTAAACCAACCAAGGGATTGTTTACAGGAGTGCCAGACCAGCCCTCGGCCGCCATGAGCTGGCGGGACGGCCGTGTCTACTTCTTCAAGGGCAAACAGTATTGGCGCCTCAATCAGCAGCTTCGAGCAGAGAAAGGCTTTCCCAGAGATATCGCCCACAACTGGATGCACTGTCGTCCCCCAAACACCACTGCATCTGATGGGGACACTGATTCCTCAGTCACAGGCACAGACCATGCAGCCACAGGATAA
- the MMP19 gene encoding matrix metalloproteinase-19 isoform X2: MNWQRLWLGFLLPLTVSCRAVGPGEKEAAVDYLLQYGYLQKPLEGPDNFRPEDVIEALRAFQEASELPVSGQLDDATSARMRQPRCGLEDPFNQKTLKYLLLGHWRKKHLTFRILNLPSTLPSSTARAALLQAFQYWSNVAPLTFREVKAGWADIRLSFHGRHSLYCSNSFDGPGRVLAHADIPELGSVHFDEDELWTEGTYRGVNLRIIAAHEIGHALGLGHSRYTQALMAPVYAGYRPYFKLHPDDVAGIQALYGKKSPEIEEEEEEEDTALPTIPLVPTEPSPMPDPCSSDLDAVMLGPRGKTYAFKGNYVWTVTDSGLGPLFQVSALWEGLPGNLDAAVYSPRTQWIHFFKGDKVWRYINFKMSPGFPKKLNRVGPNLDAALYWPINKKVFLFKGSGYWQWDELATTDFSRYPKPTKGLFTGVPDQPSAAMSWRDGRVYFFKGKQYWRLNQQLRAEKGFPRDIAHNWMHCRPPNTTASDGDTDSSVTDTILDVIPSVTDFSTLSFPGNVTLSEA, encoded by the exons ATGAACTGGCAGCGGCTGTGGCTGGGCTTCCTACTCCCACTGACCGTCTCATGCCGGGCTGTGGGGCCtggagagaaggaggcagctgtG GATTACTTGTTGCAATATGGTTACCTACAGAAGCCTCTAGAAGGACCTGACAACTTCAGGCCAGAAGATGTCATAGAGGCGCTGAG AGCTTTTCAGGAAGCATCTGAGCTGCCAGTCTCAGGTCAGCTGGATGACGCCACAAGTGCCCGTATGAGGCAGCCCCGGTGTGGCCTGGAGGACCCCTTCAACCAGAAGACTCTTAAATACCTGCTGCTGG GCCACTGGAGAAAGAAGCATCTGACCTTCCGCATCTTGAACCTACCGTCTACCCTACCATCCTCAACAGCCCGGGCAGCCCTGCTTCAAGCCTTCCAGTATTGGAGCAATGTGGCTCCCTTGACCTTCCGCGAGGTGAAGGCTGGCTGGGCTGATATCCGCCTTTCCTTCCATGGCCGCCATAGCTTGTACTGCTCCAATTCCTTTGACGGGCCCG GGCGGGTCCTGGCCCATGCCGACATCCCAGAGCTGGGCAGCGTACACTTTGATGAAGATGAGCTCTGGACTGAGGGGACCTACCGGGGGGTGAACCTGCGCATCATCGCAGCCCATGAAATTGGCCATGCCCTGGGGCTGGGGCACTCCCGATACACCCAGGCCCTCATGGCTCCTGTCTACGCTGGCTACCGGCCCTACTTCAAGCTGCACCCTGATGATGTGGCTGGGATCCAGGCTCTCTATG GCAAGAAGAGCCCAGAgatagaggaggaggaggaggaagaagacacGGCACTCCCGACTATACCCCTAGTGCCCACAGAACCCAGTCCCATGCCAGACCCCTGCAGCAGTGACCTGGATGCCGTGATGCTAG GGCCCCGAGGAAAGACCTACGCCTTCAAGGGAAACTATGTGTGGACCGTGACAGATTCAGGATTGGGTCCCTTGTTCCAAGTGTCTGCCCTCTGGGAGGGGCTCCCAGGAAACCTGGATGCAGCTGTCTACTCTCCTCGGACGCAATGGATTCACTTCTTTAAAG GAGACAAGGTGTGGCGCTACATTAATTTCAAGATGTCTCCTGGCTTTCCCAAGAAGCTGAATAGGGTAGGACCCAACCTGGATGCTGCTCTCTATTGGCCTATCAACAAAAAGGTGTTCCTCTTTAAG GGCTCTGGATACTGGCAGTGGGATGAGCTGGCCACTACTGACTTCAGCCGCTACCCTAAACCAACCAAGGGATTGTTTACAGGAGTGCCAGACCAGCCCTCGGCCGCCATGAGCTGGCGGGACGGCCGTGTCTACTTCTTCAAGGGCAAACAGTATTGGCGCCTCAATCAGCAGCTTCGAGCAGAGAAAGGCTTTCCCAGAGATATCGCCCACAACTGGATGCACTGTCGTCCCCCAAACACCACTGCATCTGATGGGGACACTGATTCCTCAGTCACAG ATACAATCTTGGACGTTATCCCCTCAGTCACAGACTTCAGCACCCTTTCATTCCCTGGTAATGTCACTCTCTCAGAGGCCTGA
- the LOC109559390 gene encoding transmembrane protein 198-like isoform X1: MEEALLPLAMTSDPRPFNQQLPEPPDLRCVLQPQDNPDLAPALVCALCCCFGIIYCCFGYRCFKAVMFLSGLLSGALVIFLLCHKERVLETQLSLEVSAGIALGIGLLCGLVTMLVRSVGLFLTGLLLGLTLGAGVLLGTEPIYQPPSAWVPAGGLVGLALLGALFTLRWPRPFTVLGTALLGAAVLVACADYFLEGLALGSRLGQRLQALPALPPLCWYSWVLLGTWPALGALGALAQWKLMDEEHGGHTNAVVLSHQRRHLQLLRIRHQEAKWHRTSPRAGLCEGSYRHQLPASARNPADSLAPSYFQSLRERQLGPGTQATAPHTVLDLDSDCGSTVPLTAPSGSTHPDLSLNLH; the protein is encoded by the exons ATGGAGGAAGCCTTGCTGCCCCTGGCCATGACCTCTGACCCCAGGCCCTTtaatcaacaactcccagagcctccAGACCTGAGATGTGTCTTGCAACCCCAGGACAATCCTGACCTGGCACCCGCCCTGGTGTGTGCCCTTTGCTGCTGCTTTGGAATCATCTACTGCTGCTTCG gCTACCGCTGCTTCAAGGCAGTGATGTTTCTCTCAGGCCTGCTGTCAGGAGCCCTGGTGATCTTCCTGCTGTGCCATAAGGAGCGAGTGCTAGAGACACAGCTGAGCCTGGAGGTGAGCGCGGGCATTGCGCTCGGCATCGGACTGCTCTGCGGCCTGGTCACCATGCTGGTTCGCAGTGTCGGGCTCTTCCTGACTGGTCTCCTACTAGGCCTAACCCTGGGCGCTGGGGTCCTGCTGGGCACGGAGCCCATCTACCAACCACCTTCAGCCTGGGTACCAGCTGGGGGGCTGGTGGGGCTGGCACTGCTGGGAGCCCTGTTCACACTTCGGTGGCCACGTCCTTTCACAGTTCTGGGCACAGCCCTGCTGGGTGCTGCAGTGCTGGTGGCCTGTGCTGACTACTTCCTGGAGGGGCTGGCACTGGGCAGTCGGCTGGGCCAACGCTTGCAGGCACTTCCAGCCTTGCCTCCTCTCTGCTGGTATAGCTGGGTCTTGCTGGGGACCTGGCCAGCCCTGGGGGCCCTTGGGGCCCTGGCCCAGTGGAAGCTCATGGATGAGGAACATGGAGGCCACACCAATG CAGTGGTCTTGAGCCACCAGCGAAGGCATCTCCAGCTCCTTCGAATCCGTCATCAGGAGGCCAAGTGGCACCGGACCTCCCCTAGGGCAGGGCTCTGTGAGGGTAGCTACAGGCACCAGCTCCCTGCCAGCGCACGGAACCCTGCCGACAGTCTGGCTCCA AGTTATTTCCAGAGCCTTCGAGAGCGCCAGCTAGGACCAGGCACCCAGGCCACCGCTCCCCACACTGTCCTGGACCTGGATTCTGACTGTGGTTCCACTGTCCCCCTCACTGCACCTTCTGGTTCCACCCACCCAGACCTGAGCCTAAACCTCCACTGA
- the LOC109559390 gene encoding transmembrane protein 198-like isoform X3, translating to MEEALLPLAMTSDPRPFNQQLPEPPDLRCVLQPQDNPDLAPALVCALCCCFGIIYCCFGLLSGALVIFLLCHKERVLETQLSLEVSAGIALGIGLLCGLVTMLVRSVGLFLTGLLLGLTLGAGVLLGTEPIYQPPSAWVPAGGLVGLALLGALFTLRWPRPFTVLGTALLGAAVLVACADYFLEGLALGSRLGQRLQALPALPPLCWYSWVLLGTWPALGALGALAQWKLMDEEHGGHTNAVVLSHQRRHLQLLRIRHQEAKWHRTSPRAGLCEGSYRHQLPASARNPADSLAPSYFQSLRERQLGPGTQATAPHTVLDLDSDCGSTVPLTAPSGSTHPDLSLNLH from the exons ATGGAGGAAGCCTTGCTGCCCCTGGCCATGACCTCTGACCCCAGGCCCTTtaatcaacaactcccagagcctccAGACCTGAGATGTGTCTTGCAACCCCAGGACAATCCTGACCTGGCACCCGCCCTGGTGTGTGCCCTTTGCTGCTGCTTTGGAATCATCTACTGCTGCTTCG GCCTGCTGTCAGGAGCCCTGGTGATCTTCCTGCTGTGCCATAAGGAGCGAGTGCTAGAGACACAGCTGAGCCTGGAGGTGAGCGCGGGCATTGCGCTCGGCATCGGACTGCTCTGCGGCCTGGTCACCATGCTGGTTCGCAGTGTCGGGCTCTTCCTGACTGGTCTCCTACTAGGCCTAACCCTGGGCGCTGGGGTCCTGCTGGGCACGGAGCCCATCTACCAACCACCTTCAGCCTGGGTACCAGCTGGGGGGCTGGTGGGGCTGGCACTGCTGGGAGCCCTGTTCACACTTCGGTGGCCACGTCCTTTCACAGTTCTGGGCACAGCCCTGCTGGGTGCTGCAGTGCTGGTGGCCTGTGCTGACTACTTCCTGGAGGGGCTGGCACTGGGCAGTCGGCTGGGCCAACGCTTGCAGGCACTTCCAGCCTTGCCTCCTCTCTGCTGGTATAGCTGGGTCTTGCTGGGGACCTGGCCAGCCCTGGGGGCCCTTGGGGCCCTGGCCCAGTGGAAGCTCATGGATGAGGAACATGGAGGCCACACCAATG CAGTGGTCTTGAGCCACCAGCGAAGGCATCTCCAGCTCCTTCGAATCCGTCATCAGGAGGCCAAGTGGCACCGGACCTCCCCTAGGGCAGGGCTCTGTGAGGGTAGCTACAGGCACCAGCTCCCTGCCAGCGCACGGAACCCTGCCGACAGTCTGGCTCCA AGTTATTTCCAGAGCCTTCGAGAGCGCCAGCTAGGACCAGGCACCCAGGCCACCGCTCCCCACACTGTCCTGGACCTGGATTCTGACTGTGGTTCCACTGTCCCCCTCACTGCACCTTCTGGTTCCACCCACCCAGACCTGAGCCTAAACCTCCACTGA
- the LOC109559390 gene encoding transmembrane protein 198-like isoform X5 gives MFLSGLLSGALVIFLLCHKERVLETQLSLEVSAGIALGIGLLCGLVTMLVRSVGLFLTGLLLGLTLGAGVLLGTEPIYQPPSAWVPAGGLVGLALLGALFTLRWPRPFTVLGTALLGAAVLVACADYFLEGLALGSRLGQRLQALPALPPLCWYSWVLLGTWPALGALGALAQWKLMDEEHGGHTNAVVLSHQRRHLQLLRIRHQEAKWHRTSPRAGLCEGSYRHQLPASARNPADSLAPSYFQSLRERQLGPGTQATAPHTVLDLDSDCGSTVPLTAPSGSTHPDLSLNLH, from the exons ATGTTTCTCTCAGGCCTGCTGTCAGGAGCCCTGGTGATCTTCCTGCTGTGCCATAAGGAGCGAGTGCTAGAGACACAGCTGAGCCTGGAGGTGAGCGCGGGCATTGCGCTCGGCATCGGACTGCTCTGCGGCCTGGTCACCATGCTGGTTCGCAGTGTCGGGCTCTTCCTGACTGGTCTCCTACTAGGCCTAACCCTGGGCGCTGGGGTCCTGCTGGGCACGGAGCCCATCTACCAACCACCTTCAGCCTGGGTACCAGCTGGGGGGCTGGTGGGGCTGGCACTGCTGGGAGCCCTGTTCACACTTCGGTGGCCACGTCCTTTCACAGTTCTGGGCACAGCCCTGCTGGGTGCTGCAGTGCTGGTGGCCTGTGCTGACTACTTCCTGGAGGGGCTGGCACTGGGCAGTCGGCTGGGCCAACGCTTGCAGGCACTTCCAGCCTTGCCTCCTCTCTGCTGGTATAGCTGGGTCTTGCTGGGGACCTGGCCAGCCCTGGGGGCCCTTGGGGCCCTGGCCCAGTGGAAGCTCATGGATGAGGAACATGGAGGCCACACCAATG CAGTGGTCTTGAGCCACCAGCGAAGGCATCTCCAGCTCCTTCGAATCCGTCATCAGGAGGCCAAGTGGCACCGGACCTCCCCTAGGGCAGGGCTCTGTGAGGGTAGCTACAGGCACCAGCTCCCTGCCAGCGCACGGAACCCTGCCGACAGTCTGGCTCCA AGTTATTTCCAGAGCCTTCGAGAGCGCCAGCTAGGACCAGGCACCCAGGCCACCGCTCCCCACACTGTCCTGGACCTGGATTCTGACTGTGGTTCCACTGTCCCCCTCACTGCACCTTCTGGTTCCACCCACCCAGACCTGAGCCTAAACCTCCACTGA
- the LOC109559390 gene encoding transmembrane protein 198-like isoform X4 — MEEALLPLAMTSDPRPFNQQLPEPPDLRCVLQPQDNPDLAPALVCALCCCFGIIYCCFGLLSGALVIFLLCHKERVLETQLSLEVSAGIALGIGLLCGLVTMLVRSVGLFLTGLLLGLTLGAGVLLGTEPIYQPPSAWVPAGGLVGLALLGALFTLRWPRPFTVLGTALLGAAVLVACADYFLEGLALGSRLGQRLQALPALPPLCWYSWVLLGTWPALGALGALAQWKLMDEEHGGHTNVVLSHQRRHLQLLRIRHQEAKWHRTSPRAGLCEGSYRHQLPASARNPADSLAPSYFQSLRERQLGPGTQATAPHTVLDLDSDCGSTVPLTAPSGSTHPDLSLNLH; from the exons ATGGAGGAAGCCTTGCTGCCCCTGGCCATGACCTCTGACCCCAGGCCCTTtaatcaacaactcccagagcctccAGACCTGAGATGTGTCTTGCAACCCCAGGACAATCCTGACCTGGCACCCGCCCTGGTGTGTGCCCTTTGCTGCTGCTTTGGAATCATCTACTGCTGCTTCG GCCTGCTGTCAGGAGCCCTGGTGATCTTCCTGCTGTGCCATAAGGAGCGAGTGCTAGAGACACAGCTGAGCCTGGAGGTGAGCGCGGGCATTGCGCTCGGCATCGGACTGCTCTGCGGCCTGGTCACCATGCTGGTTCGCAGTGTCGGGCTCTTCCTGACTGGTCTCCTACTAGGCCTAACCCTGGGCGCTGGGGTCCTGCTGGGCACGGAGCCCATCTACCAACCACCTTCAGCCTGGGTACCAGCTGGGGGGCTGGTGGGGCTGGCACTGCTGGGAGCCCTGTTCACACTTCGGTGGCCACGTCCTTTCACAGTTCTGGGCACAGCCCTGCTGGGTGCTGCAGTGCTGGTGGCCTGTGCTGACTACTTCCTGGAGGGGCTGGCACTGGGCAGTCGGCTGGGCCAACGCTTGCAGGCACTTCCAGCCTTGCCTCCTCTCTGCTGGTATAGCTGGGTCTTGCTGGGGACCTGGCCAGCCCTGGGGGCCCTTGGGGCCCTGGCCCAGTGGAAGCTCATGGATGAGGAACATGGAGGCCACACCAATG TGGTCTTGAGCCACCAGCGAAGGCATCTCCAGCTCCTTCGAATCCGTCATCAGGAGGCCAAGTGGCACCGGACCTCCCCTAGGGCAGGGCTCTGTGAGGGTAGCTACAGGCACCAGCTCCCTGCCAGCGCACGGAACCCTGCCGACAGTCTGGCTCCA AGTTATTTCCAGAGCCTTCGAGAGCGCCAGCTAGGACCAGGCACCCAGGCCACCGCTCCCCACACTGTCCTGGACCTGGATTCTGACTGTGGTTCCACTGTCCCCCTCACTGCACCTTCTGGTTCCACCCACCCAGACCTGAGCCTAAACCTCCACTGA
- the LOC109559390 gene encoding transmembrane protein 198-like isoform X2: MEEALLPLAMTSDPRPFNQQLPEPPDLRCVLQPQDNPDLAPALVCALCCCFGIIYCCFGYRCFKAVMFLSGLLSGALVIFLLCHKERVLETQLSLEVSAGIALGIGLLCGLVTMLVRSVGLFLTGLLLGLTLGAGVLLGTEPIYQPPSAWVPAGGLVGLALLGALFTLRWPRPFTVLGTALLGAAVLVACADYFLEGLALGSRLGQRLQALPALPPLCWYSWVLLGTWPALGALGALAQWKLMDEEHGGHTNVVLSHQRRHLQLLRIRHQEAKWHRTSPRAGLCEGSYRHQLPASARNPADSLAPSYFQSLRERQLGPGTQATAPHTVLDLDSDCGSTVPLTAPSGSTHPDLSLNLH, encoded by the exons ATGGAGGAAGCCTTGCTGCCCCTGGCCATGACCTCTGACCCCAGGCCCTTtaatcaacaactcccagagcctccAGACCTGAGATGTGTCTTGCAACCCCAGGACAATCCTGACCTGGCACCCGCCCTGGTGTGTGCCCTTTGCTGCTGCTTTGGAATCATCTACTGCTGCTTCG gCTACCGCTGCTTCAAGGCAGTGATGTTTCTCTCAGGCCTGCTGTCAGGAGCCCTGGTGATCTTCCTGCTGTGCCATAAGGAGCGAGTGCTAGAGACACAGCTGAGCCTGGAGGTGAGCGCGGGCATTGCGCTCGGCATCGGACTGCTCTGCGGCCTGGTCACCATGCTGGTTCGCAGTGTCGGGCTCTTCCTGACTGGTCTCCTACTAGGCCTAACCCTGGGCGCTGGGGTCCTGCTGGGCACGGAGCCCATCTACCAACCACCTTCAGCCTGGGTACCAGCTGGGGGGCTGGTGGGGCTGGCACTGCTGGGAGCCCTGTTCACACTTCGGTGGCCACGTCCTTTCACAGTTCTGGGCACAGCCCTGCTGGGTGCTGCAGTGCTGGTGGCCTGTGCTGACTACTTCCTGGAGGGGCTGGCACTGGGCAGTCGGCTGGGCCAACGCTTGCAGGCACTTCCAGCCTTGCCTCCTCTCTGCTGGTATAGCTGGGTCTTGCTGGGGACCTGGCCAGCCCTGGGGGCCCTTGGGGCCCTGGCCCAGTGGAAGCTCATGGATGAGGAACATGGAGGCCACACCAATG TGGTCTTGAGCCACCAGCGAAGGCATCTCCAGCTCCTTCGAATCCGTCATCAGGAGGCCAAGTGGCACCGGACCTCCCCTAGGGCAGGGCTCTGTGAGGGTAGCTACAGGCACCAGCTCCCTGCCAGCGCACGGAACCCTGCCGACAGTCTGGCTCCA AGTTATTTCCAGAGCCTTCGAGAGCGCCAGCTAGGACCAGGCACCCAGGCCACCGCTCCCCACACTGTCCTGGACCTGGATTCTGACTGTGGTTCCACTGTCCCCCTCACTGCACCTTCTGGTTCCACCCACCCAGACCTGAGCCTAAACCTCCACTGA
- the DNAJC14 gene encoding dnaJ homolog subfamily C member 14, protein MAQKHPGEGGLCGAHHSGGASLRTLGPSVDPDILSFSGLRDSAGSAPNGTRCLTEHSSPKYTQPPNPAHWSDPSHGPPRGPGPPLAEEDPDQSEASSEESGVDQELSRENETGYQDDGNSSFLSIPSTCNCQGTPGIPEGPYSEGRDSSSSNFCHHCTSPALGEDEELEGEYDEEEPLKFPSDVSRVPSEKKPAPRRQRHRVPAKEDTREGGRRDPRSPGRHRLGRKRSQADKRRGLGLWGAEELCQLGQAGFWWLIELLVLVGEYVETCGHLIYACRQLKGSDLDLLRVWVGVWAGRLRGWAQVMFQFLSQGFCYGAGLFTRFLRLVGALLLLALALLLGCLQLGWRFLVGLSDRLGWRDKATWIFSWLASPTWQRCLILLRESRPWQQLVRIVQWGWLELPWVKQRTNRQANAPVAGGRYCQPEEEVARLLTMAGVPEDELNPFHVLGVEATASDVELKKAYRQLAVMVHPDKNHHPRAEEAFKVLRAAWDIVSNPERRKEYEMKRMAENELSRSVNEFLSKLQEAMNTMMCSRCQGKHRRFEMDREPKSARYCAECNRLHPAEEGDFWAESSMLGLKITYFALMDGKVYDITEWAGCQRVGISPDTHRVPYHISFGSRMPGTSGRQRATPDAPPADLQDFLSRIFQVPPGQMSNGNFFAAPQPGPGATAASKPNSTVPKGEAKPKRRKKVRRPFQR, encoded by the exons ATGGCCCAGAAGCACCCCGGAGAAGGAGGGTTGTGTGGAGCCCACCACAGTGGTGGTGCCTCCCTCAGGACTTTAGGACCCTCTGTGGACCCTGACATACTTTCATTCTCAGGACTCAGGGACTCAGCGGGGTCTGCTCCTAATGGTACCCGCTGCCTCACAGAGCACTCTAGTCCTAAGTACACACAGCCCCCAAATCCAGCCCACTGGTCGGATCCAAGCCATGGACCCCCAAGGGGTCCAGGACCCCCTCTGGCTGAAGAGGACCCTGATCAGAGTGAGGCATCTTCAGAAGAGTCAGGAGTGGACCAGGAACTCTCAAGAGAGAATGAAACTGGGTACCAGGATGATGGgaactcttctttcctttccattccATCTACTTGTAACTGCCAGGGAACCCCTGGAATCCCTGAAGGGCCTTACTCTGAGGGAAGAGATAGCTCTTCTAGCAACTTTTGCCACCATTGTACCTCTCCAGCTTTGGGGGAAGATGAAGAGTTGGAAGGGGAATATGATGAAGAGGAACCTCTTAAGTTTCCCAGTGATGTTTCACGTGTGCCCAGTGAAAAGAAACCTGCACCCCGGAGACAACGGCACCGTGTTCCAGCCAAGGAGGACACTCGGGAGGGTGGACGAAGAGATCCCAGATCCCCTGGTAGACATCGGCTGGGCCGGAAACGGAGTCAGGCAGATAAACGCAGAGGACTGGGATTGTGGGGAGCAGAGGAACTGTGTCAGCTTGGACAGGCAGGCTTCTGGTGGCTGATCGAACTGCTAGTATTAGTAGGGGAGTACGTGGAGACTTGTGGCCATCTCATCTATGCATGCAGGCAGCTGAAAGGCAGTGATCTGGACCTTTTACGTGTCTGGGTGGGAGTGTGGGCAGGGCGGCTGCGGGGCTGGGCGCAGGTGATGTTCCAGTTTCTGAGCCAGGGGTTTTGCTATGGGGCAGGGCTGTTCACCCGTTTTCTTAGGCTTGTGGGTGCTTTGCTGCTCCTGGCTCTGGCCCTTTTGTTGGGCTGTTTACAGTTGGGCTGGCGGTTTCTGGTAGGATTGAGTGACCGGCTAGGCTGGAGGGATAAAGCCACCTGGATCTTCTCTTGGCTGGCTTCTCCCACCTGGCAGCGTTGCCTGATTCTGCTGAGAGAGAGCAGGCCCTGGCAGCAGCTGGTAAGAATAGTTCAGTGGGGTTGGCTGGAGTTACCTTGGGTCAAACAGAGGACCAATAGGCAGGCGAATGCACCTGTAGCTGGTGGTCGTTACTGCCAGCCTGAAGAGGAAGTGGCTCGACTCTTGACCATGGCTGGGGTTCCTGAGGATGAGCTAAACCCTTTTCACGTGTTGGGGGTTGAAGCCACAGCATCAGATGTTGAACTGAAGAAGGCCTATAGGCAGCTGGCAGTGATG GTTCATCCTGACAAAAATCATCATCCTCGTGCTGAGGAAGCCTTCAAGGTTTTGCGGGCAGCTTGGGACATTGTCAGCAACCCTGAAAGACGGAAGGAATATGAGAT GAAACGAATGGCAGAAAATGAGCTGAGCCGGTCAGTGAATGAGTTTCTGTCCAAGCTGCAAGAAGCAATGAATACGATGATGTGCAGCCGATGCCAGGGAAAGCATAG GAGGTTTGAAATGGACCGGGAACCTAAGAGTGCCAGATACTGTGCTGAGTGTAATAGGCTGCATCCTGCTGAGGAAGGTGACTTTTGGGCAGAGTCAAGCATGTTGGGCCTCAAAATCACCTACTTTGCGCTGATGGATGGAAAGGTGTATGATATCACAG AGTGGGCTGGATGCCAGCGTGTGGGAATCTCCCCAGATACCCACAGAGTCCCTTATCACATCTCATTTGGTTCACGGATGCCAGGCACCAGTGGGCGGCAGAG AGCTACTCCAGATGCCCCTCCTGCTGACCTTCAGGATTTCTTGAGCCGGATCTTTCAAGTACCCCCAGGCCAGATGTCCAACGGGAACTTCTTTGCAGCTCCTCAGCCCGGCCCTGGGGCCACTGCAGCCTCCAAGCCCAACAGCACAGTACCCAAGGGAGAAGCCAAACCGAAGCGGCGGAAGAAAGTGAGGAGGCCCTTCCAACGTTGA